The Moraxella haemolytica genome window below encodes:
- a CDS encoding sulfate ABC transporter substrate-binding protein: MKKQLLPLTLTIATLTLTACGSNQDKENTTAKTTDTKIELLNVSYDVARDFYKDYNPLFIEHYKSINPNASIDIKQSHGGSSKQALSVKNSLEADVVTMNQGSDVELLADSQLVDSKWRQNFPNNAIPFTSTIVFIVRDGNPKGIKDWPDLATQGKEIVIANPKTTGNGRYAFLGAYGYGLHTFNKDEVKTQELVKGLLSNVKVFDNGGRAATTTFAQRQIGDVLITFENEANVIKEKFGNVQIIYPSYTVNAENPVAVVNAIAEKKGTTEVAKEYLNYLYSDAGQELAVKYFLRPSNPDILAKYQDRFPTMQTFFPNDVFSDWKFIMDTYFKEGGIYDKLAVGATGEVVKANK; encoded by the coding sequence ATGAAAAAACAACTACTTCCCCTAACGCTTACCATTGCCACCCTTACCCTAACCGCCTGCGGTAGCAATCAAGACAAAGAAAACACTACCGCTAAGACAACAGACACCAAGATTGAGCTTTTGAATGTCTCTTATGATGTGGCAAGAGATTTTTATAAAGACTATAATCCCTTGTTTATTGAGCATTACAAGAGCATCAATCCCAATGCTAGCATTGATATCAAGCAATCTCACGGCGGTTCTAGCAAACAAGCCCTATCGGTTAAAAACAGTCTTGAAGCTGATGTGGTTACCATGAATCAAGGCTCTGATGTTGAGCTACTTGCTGACAGTCAGCTTGTTGATAGCAAATGGCGTCAAAATTTTCCAAATAACGCTATTCCATTTACCAGTACCATTGTCTTTATTGTACGAGATGGCAACCCTAAGGGCATTAAAGACTGGCCAGACCTAGCCACACAAGGCAAAGAAATCGTCATTGCCAACCCAAAAACTACAGGTAACGGTCGTTATGCTTTTTTGGGTGCTTATGGCTATGGTTTGCACACCTTTAATAAAGACGAAGTCAAGACCCAAGAGCTTGTTAAGGGTCTGTTGAGTAATGTCAAAGTATTTGATAATGGCGGACGAGCAGCGACCACAACTTTTGCCCAGCGACAAATTGGCGATGTACTCATCACCTTTGAAAACGAAGCTAATGTCATCAAAGAAAAATTCGGCAATGTGCAAATCATCTATCCAAGCTACACCGTCAATGCCGAAAACCCTGTGGCGGTCGTCAATGCCATCGCTGAAAAGAAAGGCACAACTGAAGTCGCCAAAGAGTACCTAAACTACCTATACAGCGATGCAGGTCAAGAGCTTGCAGTGAAATACTTCTTACGCCCAAGCAACCCCGATATTTTGGCTAAATATCAAGATAGATTCCCAACCATGCAGACTTTTTTCCCAAATGATGTGTTTAGCGATTGGAAATTTATTATGGATACCTACTTTAAAGAAGGCGGTATTTATGACAAATTGGCAGTCGGTGCTACAGGCGAAGTAGTCAAAGCCAATAAATAA
- a CDS encoding amino acid ABC transporter ATP-binding/permease protein, giving the protein MRGQNDKFRLRQLLLSQKLLWGIAWLLGIATVLSVLGLVMLSGWFITMAGVAGVLVLGATFNYLIPSVMIRGFAIVRTFARYGDLMVSHHAVFGLLKELRVRFFARWASLPLSVRMNRQDVQSSSETMQRLVRDIDILDELPLRLISPFIVATLAVGVLSVLILLVLPTALFTVLCLLASLLVALWTLKQGVRLAERESILLTQKKSKLLDTLPALTALLTWNRWQEQVATLSAQDEAYAQTTRQAMRLRRNRQALIQVIIAIASVALLMVAGSLFDGQAKSFVIQLLSNQALTPTPAVVLALLLGLLGLIEILLGLVGEPLAWGRSLLAKTRINTLIDGESIPQKQSIASTPTIHLHGVSVKMPKGLMATTNINGVLTPTKPTLIVGASGAGKSTLLATLAGEIARVGGEILVNGVDIDAVDFGSSLGYLGQNVDIFDQTLADNLRLGKPSANDDELWSVLDKVGLLDWAKSQPKGLDTPLGEYGTAISGGQGRRVALARLLLAPKAVLLLDEPFAGLDQSTRQTVWHSLVQLQTNGQIGVLAIATHQIGDEMSDINIMKVGQ; this is encoded by the coding sequence ATGAGAGGGCAAAATGATAAGTTTCGCCTAAGACAGCTTTTGTTAAGTCAAAAGTTATTGTGGGGCATTGCATGGCTTTTGGGCATTGCAACCGTTCTGTCTGTATTGGGCTTGGTGATGCTCTCAGGATGGTTTATTACGATGGCAGGTGTGGCAGGTGTACTTGTTCTTGGTGCAACCTTTAATTATCTGATACCATCTGTGATGATTCGTGGTTTTGCCATCGTGCGTACTTTTGCTCGTTATGGTGATTTGATGGTGTCGCATCATGCGGTATTTGGTCTATTAAAAGAACTAAGGGTGAGATTTTTTGCTCGTTGGGCAAGTCTGCCACTGTCAGTTCGTATGAATAGACAAGATGTTCAAAGTAGTAGCGAGACCATGCAACGGCTCGTGCGAGATATTGATATACTTGATGAATTACCACTACGGCTGATTTCGCCATTTATTGTGGCCACTTTGGCGGTTGGTGTATTATCGGTGTTGATACTTTTGGTGTTACCAACGGCATTATTTACCGTGCTGTGTCTGCTAGCATCTTTGCTTGTGGCACTTTGGACGCTAAAACAAGGGGTAAGGCTAGCAGAGCGTGAAAGTATACTATTAACCCAAAAAAAGAGTAAGCTATTGGATACTTTGCCTGCTTTAACCGCACTATTGACATGGAATAGGTGGCAAGAGCAAGTAGCGACTTTGTCGGCACAAGATGAAGCATACGCCCAAACCACACGCCAAGCCATGCGATTAAGACGCAACCGTCAAGCACTCATTCAAGTCATCATCGCCATTGCTTCGGTTGCACTGCTGATGGTGGCAGGCAGTCTGTTTGATGGTCAGGCTAAATCATTTGTCATACAGTTACTAAGCAATCAAGCCTTAACTCCAACTCCTGCTGTTGTTCTGGCACTGTTACTTGGTTTACTAGGTCTGATAGAAATCTTGCTCGGACTGGTTGGCGAGCCATTGGCTTGGGGTAGAAGCCTGCTTGCTAAAACTCGCATTAACACCTTGATTGATGGTGAGTCAATTCCCCAAAAGCAGTCAATAGCCAGCACGCCCACGATTCATCTGCATGGTGTATCCGTAAAAATGCCAAAAGGGCTGATGGCTACAACCAACATCAATGGCGTATTAACTCCCACTAAGCCAACACTCATTGTTGGTGCATCAGGTGCAGGTAAATCCACTTTGCTTGCTACATTGGCAGGAGAGATTGCTCGTGTTGGTGGTGAAATTTTGGTTAATGGTGTGGATATTGATGCGGTGGATTTTGGTAGCTCTCTTGGCTATTTGGGGCAGAATGTCGATATCTTTGATCAAACATTAGCGGATAATCTACGACTGGGTAAGCCATCTGCAAATGACGATGAACTGTGGTCGGTGTTAGATAAGGTGGGACTGCTTGACTGGGCAAAATCCCAACCAAAAGGACTAGATACTCCGCTTGGCGAATATGGCACGGCAATTTCTGGCGGTCAAGGCAGGCGTGTGGCTTTGGCACGGCTACTACTTGCTCCAAAGGCGGTGCTGTTACTTGATGAACCATTTGCAGGGCTTGATCAAAGTACTCGCCAAACAGTTTGGCATAGCCTTGTTCAGTTACAAACTAATGGGCAGATTGGCGTACTTGCCATTGCTACGCATCAGATTGGCGATGAAATGAGTGATATCAATATCATGAAAGTCGGTCAATAA
- a CDS encoding alpha/beta hydrolase yields MNNETTLIDAPHGVLEVDAIWQKGYRQPTDTLALLCHPNPIDGGTMMNKVVSTMYRFCRDANMDVVRFNYRGVGRSSGVSEYGDGEFMDAQTVLKWAMSRTNARVLWLGGFSFGGFIACRMADLLDEHQRTGGVFESLRLDNLALIAPSVVRNDASRLTINAGHAFVIYGDNDGLVAPALLHQFAVHRGFNQAIIAGAGHLFHGKLTDLKQALIQNTKPSKLY; encoded by the coding sequence ATGAATAACGAGACCACCTTAATAGATGCACCCCATGGCGTATTAGAAGTAGATGCTATATGGCAAAAGGGATACCGACAACCGACAGATACGCTTGCTTTACTATGCCACCCAAATCCAATAGATGGCGGTACGATGATGAACAAGGTGGTAAGCACCATGTATCGATTTTGTCGTGATGCTAATATGGATGTGGTGCGTTTTAATTATCGTGGCGTAGGTCGCTCATCAGGTGTATCAGAATATGGCGATGGCGAATTTATGGATGCACAGACGGTATTAAAATGGGCGATGAGCCGTACGAATGCTAGAGTGCTTTGGCTTGGCGGTTTTTCTTTTGGGGGTTTTATTGCTTGTCGTATGGCGGATTTGCTTGATGAGCATCAGCGGACGGGCGGTGTCTTTGAGTCATTACGCCTTGATAATCTGGCTTTAATTGCCCCATCGGTTGTGCGTAATGATGCAAGTCGTCTGACGATTAACGCTGGTCATGCCTTTGTTATTTATGGTGATAACGATGGGCTTGTTGCACCTGCTTTGTTACATCAATTTGCTGTTCATCGTGGCTTTAATCAAGCGATTATTGCAGGTGCTGGTCATCTTTTTCATGGCAAGCTGACCGACCTAAAGCAAGCCTTAATCCAAAATACCAAACCATCTAAGTTGTATTAA
- the cysW gene encoding sulfate ABC transporter permease subunit CysW: protein MASQSTYDYQAHPATKDATWMKWLLIAFAVGFMTIMLVIPLITVFYEALKEGWEAYVIALSDPDALHAIKLTLMTTAIVLPINIIIGVALAYLITRHKFRGKFIITTLLDLPFAVSPVVAGLMFVLLFGANTLIGGFFESMGVKIIFATTGIVLATLFVTFPFIAREIIPLMQSIGDSEEEAALTLGANGWQMFWHITLPNIKWALLYGIILTNARAMGEFGAVSVVSGHIRGQTNTMPLMIEIAYNEYAFTTAFAMSSLLVLLALITLAVQNIMARKKAT, encoded by the coding sequence ATGGCAAGCCAATCCACCTACGACTATCAAGCCCACCCTGCCACCAAAGATGCCACATGGATGAAATGGCTGCTTATTGCTTTTGCGGTTGGCTTTATGACCATTATGCTAGTGATACCACTCATTACAGTATTTTATGAGGCCCTAAAAGAAGGTTGGGAAGCGTATGTTATTGCACTATCCGACCCAGATGCTCTGCACGCCATCAAGCTGACACTCATGACCACTGCCATCGTCCTACCCATCAACATCATCATTGGGGTGGCACTCGCCTATCTCATCACACGGCATAAATTTCGTGGTAAATTTATCATCACCACCCTACTTGACCTACCTTTTGCCGTCTCTCCTGTTGTGGCAGGTCTTATGTTTGTACTACTGTTTGGGGCAAATACACTAATTGGGGGATTTTTTGAAAGCATGGGCGTTAAAATCATTTTTGCCACAACAGGAATCGTGCTTGCCACGCTATTTGTTACCTTTCCTTTTATTGCACGAGAAATCATACCGCTTATGCAATCCATTGGCGACAGCGAAGAAGAAGCTGCCCTAACCTTAGGTGCTAATGGTTGGCAGATGTTTTGGCACATCACCCTACCAAACATCAAATGGGCATTGCTCTACGGAATCATTTTGACTAATGCTCGTGCAATGGGGGAATTTGGTGCGGTATCAGTAGTCTCTGGACACATTCGTGGTCAGACCAATACCATGCCATTAATGATTGAAATCGCTTATAACGAATACGCTTTTACGACCGCTTTTGCCATGTCAAGCCTGCTAGTCTTACTTGCTTTGATTACTTTGGCGGTACAAAATATCATGGCTCGCAAGAAAGCTACATAA
- the cysT gene encoding sulfate ABC transporter permease subunit CysT, with amino-acid sequence MTASAIHQPKNKQRRIMPFFGLSLGVSVFSLSLLVVLPFVMMIFTTLNMGFGEIIDTIKEPQVFAAIKLSLSMAILATLTNLVFGTLIAWVLVRYDFWGKSLINALVDLPFALPTAVTGIALATLYAPNGFFGQWFTKIGMALTGEPIRIAFTPIGIWLALIVVSFPFIVRAVQPVLAEMLVEFEEAAAVMGANRLTTFTKVILPEIAPAMLIGAGMMFARATGEYGSVIFIAGNIPMKSEILPLIIVSKLEQFDVAGASCAALFMLLVSMVVLLAINFTQWKLSAKLGAKTN; translated from the coding sequence ATGACAGCATCAGCCATACACCAACCAAAAAACAAACAAAGACGCATCATGCCATTTTTTGGACTAAGTTTGGGAGTAAGTGTGTTTTCGCTATCGTTACTTGTGGTATTGCCTTTTGTGATGATGATTTTTACGACACTCAACATGGGGTTTGGTGAAATCATTGACACCATCAAAGAACCACAAGTCTTTGCTGCCATTAAATTATCGCTATCTATGGCAATTTTAGCGACCTTGACCAACCTTGTCTTTGGCACACTGATTGCTTGGGTGCTGGTACGCTATGATTTTTGGGGCAAATCGCTCATCAATGCTTTGGTAGATTTACCCTTTGCTCTACCAACCGCTGTAACAGGCATCGCTCTTGCCACACTTTATGCTCCCAATGGGTTTTTTGGACAATGGTTTACCAAAATAGGCATGGCTTTAACAGGAGAGCCTATTCGCATTGCCTTTACCCCAATAGGCATATGGCTTGCCCTGATTGTGGTGAGTTTTCCTTTTATTGTGCGTGCAGTACAGCCCGTACTTGCCGAGATGTTGGTTGAATTTGAAGAAGCGGCGGCTGTGATGGGAGCAAATCGCCTGACAACTTTTACAAAGGTCATCTTACCTGAGATTGCTCCTGCCATGCTAATCGGTGCAGGCATGATGTTTGCTCGTGCTACAGGCGAATACGGTTCGGTGATTTTTATTGCAGGTAATATCCCCATGAAATCTGAAATCCTACCACTCATCATCGTCTCAAAATTAGAGCAGTTTGATGTAGCAGGGGCATCATGTGCAGCACTCTTTATGCTACTGGTCTCCATGGTTGTATTGCTTGCCATCAACTTTACTCAATGGAAACTTTCTGCCAAACTTGGGGCAAAAACCAATTAA
- the zapE gene encoding cell division protein ZapE — protein MSNQTPLERYHAALATGNFSEDEVQRQAMTYLDNLYHELITADGATKQGFFASLFKSKPTPPKGLYMWGGVGRGKTWMMDMFYESLPIKRKMRMHFHHFMQRVQSELVKLQGQTDPLQKVADIIHSEAVVICFDEFFVSNVSDAMILGDLFTMLFERGITLVATSNIEPSGLYKNGIHRNRFLPAIAQVEKNNTVMNIDIGVDYRLRLLKQAKLYSYPLTDDTKDWLSERFDSLSAGQSITTAPIVVAGREIEIVKRTETILLADFRALCMQPRSAADFIEIANDFDTVMVDNVPALTDTLMDPVRRFIYLVDEFYDRRVKLLVRADQSILELYQGQKLAFEIERTRSRLLEMQSEDYLAEEHRVE, from the coding sequence ATGAGCAATCAAACGCCCCTTGAGCGTTATCATGCGGCATTGGCAACAGGTAATTTTAGCGAAGATGAAGTGCAACGCCAAGCCATGACCTATTTGGATAACCTATATCACGAGCTTATTACGGCTGATGGTGCTACCAAGCAAGGGTTTTTTGCTAGCTTATTTAAATCTAAGCCAACCCCCCCAAAAGGGCTTTATATGTGGGGTGGTGTCGGTCGTGGTAAAACATGGATGATGGATATGTTTTATGAAAGTTTGCCCATCAAACGCAAGATGCGTATGCATTTTCATCACTTCATGCAGCGTGTACAGTCTGAACTGGTCAAGCTACAAGGGCAGACCGATCCATTGCAGAAGGTGGCAGACATCATTCATTCAGAAGCAGTCGTCATCTGTTTTGATGAATTCTTTGTTTCTAATGTATCTGATGCGATGATCTTAGGAGATTTATTTACCATGCTATTTGAGCGTGGCATCACTTTGGTGGCGACATCAAACATTGAGCCATCAGGGCTGTACAAGAACGGCATTCATCGTAACCGCTTTTTACCTGCCATTGCTCAAGTTGAGAAAAATAATACCGTCATGAATATTGACATCGGCGTTGATTATCGTTTAAGGTTATTAAAACAGGCCAAACTATACAGTTATCCTTTGACGGACGACACCAAAGACTGGCTATCTGAGCGATTTGATTCCTTGTCGGCAGGACAATCGATCACAACCGCTCCCATTGTGGTGGCAGGGCGTGAGATAGAGATTGTTAAGCGAACCGAAACTATTTTGTTGGCTGATTTTCGTGCTTTGTGTATGCAGCCTCGCTCTGCAGCGGATTTTATTGAGATTGCCAATGATTTTGATACGGTGATGGTGGACAATGTTCCTGCTTTGACAGATACACTGATGGATCCTGTCAGACGCTTTATTTATTTGGTGGATGAATTTTATGACCGCCGTGTCAAACTGTTGGTGCGTGCCGATCAATCCATCTTGGAGTTATATCAAGGGCAAAAACTTGCCTTTGAGATTGAACGCACTCGTTCACGCCTACTTGAGATGCAGTCAGAAGACTATCTTGCCGAAGAGCATCGTGTGGAATAA
- the rpiA gene encoding ribose-5-phosphate isomerase RpiA, translating to MTIVDPKLAQKQAAAKAALNYIQDGMILGVGTGSTVNCLIELLPQVKLKGAVSSSKVTEEKLVALGIEIFDLNTVGELDLYIDGADEIDAQGNMIKGGGGALTREKIVAAASKSFVCMVDESKIVQKLGKFPVAIEVLPQARSYVARELVKLGGDPVYREGFVTDYGNVILDTYDLDIVSPVQLEEALNNIVGVVCNGIFAHQSANIMLKASDASVETVSF from the coding sequence ATGACGATAGTCGACCCAAAGCTGGCACAAAAACAAGCTGCTGCCAAAGCTGCCCTAAACTATATTCAAGATGGTATGATTTTAGGCGTGGGTACAGGCAGTACGGTAAATTGCTTAATTGAGCTTTTGCCACAAGTCAAACTAAAAGGTGCGGTATCGTCATCTAAGGTTACCGAAGAAAAACTTGTGGCACTCGGTATTGAGATTTTTGATTTAAATACGGTTGGCGAGCTTGATTTGTACATTGATGGTGCAGATGAAATTGATGCTCAGGGTAACATGATTAAAGGTGGTGGCGGTGCTTTGACTCGTGAGAAGATTGTCGCTGCTGCTTCTAAGTCGTTTGTGTGCATGGTTGATGAGTCAAAAATTGTACAAAAGCTGGGTAAATTCCCCGTTGCCATAGAAGTGTTGCCACAGGCTCGTTCCTATGTCGCCAGAGAGCTTGTCAAGTTGGGTGGCGACCCTGTATATCGTGAAGGTTTTGTTACTGATTATGGTAATGTCATTTTAGATACTTATGATTTGGATATTGTATCACCAGTACAGCTAGAAGAAGCGTTAAACAACATTGTTGGTGTGGTCTGTAACGGCATATTTGCCCACCAATCTGCCAACATCATGCTAAAAGCATCAGATGCGAGCGTTGAGACCGTCAGCTTCTAA
- a CDS encoding SixA phosphatase family protein has product MKLIFVRHGQAVPHHDDAGRDLTDFGRQQAKQTAEFLVSEGLIDVIITSPYNRANQTASIIFDELVVAGQELDFITVNRITPDDNPKIGINDIEYALRHKYGTQMNGLTVAIVCHMPIVAHMTAILEGDCPSHFELAECRVLQAEIIAEGLAHQIRRFVPIQP; this is encoded by the coding sequence ATGAAATTAATTTTTGTTCGACATGGGCAGGCTGTGCCACATCATGATGATGCAGGGCGTGATTTAACTGATTTTGGCAGACAGCAAGCCAAGCAAACGGCAGAGTTTTTGGTCAGCGAAGGTTTGATTGATGTTATTATTACAAGCCCTTATAATCGTGCCAACCAAACTGCGAGCATTATTTTTGATGAGCTTGTGGTAGCAGGTCAAGAGCTTGATTTTATCACGGTCAATCGCATCACCCCTGATGACAATCCAAAGATTGGAATAAATGATATTGAGTACGCCCTTCGTCATAAATATGGTACCCAGATGAACGGTTTAACCGTTGCCATCGTATGCCATATGCCAATTGTGGCACACATGACAGCAATCCTTGAAGGGGATTGTCCTAGTCATTTTGAACTGGCAGAATGCCGAGTGTTACAAGCAGAAATCATTGCAGAAGGGCTAGCACATCAGATAAGAAGATTTGTGCCGATACAGCCTTAA
- a CDS encoding NAD(P)H-dependent glycerol-3-phosphate dehydrogenase, which yields MKLPKPISGTAVKQIVNAASSGIDDAIHAIKDVGLENTPIIANIAQLARLGKKKNLTAPIDEQKTSRTNALRLVFLGGGSFGTAMANMAARNGCDATLWVRDKAAVKAMKKTRINKKYLPNHKLDDALKFSHDLESVVKGKDIIFVAVPSSAFREMLTQIKPFITHQAVISLTKGMEKQTFAMMSDIIQQVLPQVNYGVMSGPNLALEIMDNMPSATVIASPSELLRTAVQEALHSAFFRVFASDDVKGVELGGTLKNIYAIAMGMAAAYDVGDNTRAMLLTRALAEMSRFGVAMGANPLTFLGLSGVGDLYATCNSVLSRNYRIGNMLGKGTSLNNAAKKLGQTAEGVNTILQVHERAKAMGVYMPITHALHAVLYEDKAPLGVALNLMETGFRSDVEFVMPHDESNQRLSQEFSEVLRTSKDAKPSTLSGIDKEAEDK from the coding sequence ATGAAATTACCAAAACCAATAAGCGGCACAGCGGTAAAACAAATTGTCAATGCGGCAAGTAGTGGCATTGATGATGCAATACATGCCATCAAAGATGTAGGTCTTGAAAATACACCCATCATCGCAAATATTGCACAATTAGCACGGCTTGGCAAGAAAAAAAATCTAACAGCACCAATAGATGAACAAAAAACATCTCGCACCAATGCCTTAAGACTGGTGTTTTTAGGGGGTGGTAGTTTTGGTACGGCGATGGCGAACATGGCGGCACGCAACGGCTGTGATGCTACGCTATGGGTGCGTGATAAGGCTGCTGTCAAGGCAATGAAGAAAACCCGCATCAACAAAAAATACCTACCTAATCATAAGCTAGACGATGCTTTAAAATTCAGCCATGACCTAGAATCTGTGGTCAAGGGTAAAGATATTATCTTTGTGGCAGTGCCAAGCTCGGCATTTCGTGAGATGCTGACACAAATCAAGCCGTTCATCACACATCAAGCAGTGATATCCTTGACCAAAGGAATGGAAAAACAGACCTTTGCCATGATGAGCGATATCATTCAACAAGTGCTACCACAGGTCAATTATGGTGTGATGAGTGGTCCAAATTTAGCCCTTGAAATCATGGACAATATGCCATCAGCGACTGTCATCGCATCACCATCAGAGCTGTTGCGTACAGCGGTGCAAGAGGCATTACATAGTGCATTTTTTCGGGTGTTTGCATCTGATGATGTTAAGGGTGTGGAGCTTGGCGGCACCTTAAAAAACATTTATGCCATTGCCATGGGTATGGCAGCTGCCTATGATGTGGGCGATAACACTAGAGCCATGTTATTAACTCGTGCATTGGCGGAGATGAGCCGATTTGGGGTGGCGATGGGAGCTAATCCTTTGACCTTCTTGGGGTTGTCAGGTGTTGGCGATCTGTATGCAACCTGTAATTCAGTGCTGAGTCGTAACTATCGTATTGGCAATATGTTGGGCAAAGGCACAAGTTTGAATAATGCCGCAAAAAAACTCGGACAAACTGCAGAAGGGGTGAATACCATCTTACAAGTGCATGAGCGTGCTAAAGCAATGGGTGTGTATATGCCCATCACGCACGCTCTGCATGCCGTATTATATGAAGATAAAGCTCCGCTGGGTGTGGCGTTGAACTTGATGGAGACAGGCTTTAGAAGTGATGTGGAGTTTGTCATGCCACATGATGAGAGTAATCAGCGATTAAGCCAAGAGTTTAGTGAAGTGCTAAGAACCAGTAAAGATGCCAAACCAAGCACGCTAAGTGGTATTGATAAAGAAGCAGAAGACAAGTGA
- a CDS encoding nitroreductase family protein: protein MKYDTLINPITDVMHARRSIGKLILPMPSDDELAHVLRAAVTAPDHMQLKPWRLTVMTGDALVAFGRALLQSGEEASKEPLDDTAKQKLLNMPLRAPMIITVATDIKKHEKVPSFEQLLSTGALVQNMLLAFESLGYRTVWRTGPLCNEPAVKAYFKVADKDMICGFVYVGSSDIKVPAREAIDFDELTEFRH, encoded by the coding sequence ATGAAATACGATACCCTAATCAACCCCATCACTGATGTCATGCACGCTCGCCGTAGCATTGGCAAACTCATCTTACCCATGCCAAGCGATGATGAGCTTGCCCATGTCTTACGGGCGGCTGTAACCGCTCCTGACCATATGCAACTAAAGCCTTGGCGTCTGACCGTGATGACAGGTGATGCATTGGTGGCGTTTGGTCGGGCGTTGCTACAGTCAGGTGAAGAAGCATCTAAAGAGCCACTTGATGATACCGCCAAGCAAAAACTATTAAATATGCCACTAAGAGCACCAATGATCATCACGGTTGCTACCGATATCAAAAAACATGAAAAGGTGCCATCTTTTGAGCAGTTACTAAGTACAGGAGCATTGGTTCAAAATATGTTGCTTGCTTTTGAGTCGTTGGGTTATCGTACCGTATGGCGTACAGGTCCGCTTTGTAATGAACCTGCTGTTAAGGCGTATTTTAAGGTGGCGGATAAAGATATGATTTGTGGTTTTGTGTATGTGGGTTCTAGTGATATTAAAGTGCCTGCTCGAGAAGCCATTGATTTTGATGAATTGACTGAGTTTAGACATTGA